The genomic window ATGCCTCACTGTCCATCCACCTCGGCAGTGTTGCATGAGCCGGCAGACTCGACTGTGATGATGAAACACTACGTGATGTCATGTATAAATCCCCGCACGCATGGGCATTTTGGTAACTTTACGAGTTGATTGCGGTCACGGCGAGCTGGTGCGCGATATCGAATAAAGAATTGACATACCGAGTAAAACACAACGTGCTGCACGTTGGATGCTGAAAAGAGAACCAAGTTAAGAAGGGACGTATTCTGAAGGAGCATGCAGCTCCGACAACAGTCACGGAAGAGGCCGCCATCCGCTCGAGGGGGGAAGCTCCTCACACTATATCTGTAACAGTCGATCGTTTTGATCGTCCAACCGACACACGAGTCGCGTTCGCGTTGGTTAAAGGGCGGCAGAATTGAAACACTGGACAAGAACCCGTACGACGTCTAAGACCCTCTCTGTGTACCACGGCAATTGACAATCATCTGTCCATGCCAGCAGCAATATGCAACTACAGTCGGCAGACATGCCTCGAAAAATATCCGGCGTGTCGTGTCCAATGAGGCTTGCAGTTGTACTCCGTGGTTCAAGACAGAGTCACACGTCAACAAGGCGGGAGATGAGGTCTGCAAAACCGGCAGCCGCCCTGAGCATGCGTTTCATGGTCGACAGGCCTTTTGCAAGCGCGGCCGAGGCCACGATTTGTTATCGCATTGAAGCATGCGGCGGCAAAGAGACGTCTTGAATGGAAACGTGCATGCAGTGACCGTCCAAATCGACGGATTGACTCGAGAGTTGGAAAAAAATGACTTGAGAGCCGCTGGCCATCTGTTGGAATGACATGGTCAAGTTGGATAAAAGAGAGTGGGGGCCATAGGCGTTTGGGCAGTGGCCCAAGGCAGGCACAGGGCAGGCACAGGGCAGGACAGACCCATCGTCAAGCGAATTAGACCAATCAGAATCCTGTCCCTTACAGCAACAGCGGCGGCTCCACCACATGCGCCCAGGCACCCTTGCAGCTTGCCCAGAACGGCCAATTGGCGTGGGGATGGACTGTTTCAACATTTGAATCTTGGTCAATTGACGCCAGAGGTTCAGGCTGCTCAATACAACATTGGCCTGGTCGAGTCTGGGGAAGGGAGATGTTGGGCCGTCATCTGCACTTCTGCTCATTCCGGTCAACGAGGCACCCGGTCAATTGGAGGGAACATTTGAAGAGGGCACTTGCATCTTCAACTCCCACACCAGCCGCCAGCCTCTTCATTCCAACGTGAACAAAGCCACTGGCGCTTCTCCCACCTGCCACATCTCGGCGCGTGTCTCGTCTCGAATCGTGCCACCTCGAATTATCGTACATGACATTTGCCGTCTGCTACACTACTTTGAGTAGTTACTGGCTGGCCCCCGAATTCTCGATACCTGGCCTTGAAACCAGACGGCCTGCATCGACCAGGGCCATCAGGCCAGAGTAGTATTCCGCAGCGCTTTCCGAACGTGCCGTCTCAGTCTCTCTTCTTGGTACTACTACTCTATTGTTATTCCTTACGTTTCGTTGGTTTTTATTTGCCGCCTGGGAGGTTGCTTGCGACGACTGCGACTCTCTCGTCTCTGCCTCTATTGTATTCCTGTGACGATCGCCTTGGGCCGCAGTCATCCGTGTTTGGAAGTCATGGGCAACGTACAATAGCGGTCTAGCGCAAGACGTCTCCGCTCGTCTTGACGTTGCCATCAAAGAGAACGCTTCTGCTCGCCGTCTGATGTACCTCTTCGAATATTATATCTCTACTTGGAAAGAAGGGCTATTCCAGGGCGAGGAGCGAAGTGTGCTGACGGCAGGACCGCGACACTGTGAAGCTCTCTCAAAGCTACCAAAGCAAATACACTCGCGCGAATAGCACGcggattttctttttcagcTGCCGAAGCCCGCTGGACCGCTGGACCGCTGGACCGCTGGACCGCTGGACCGCTGGACCGCTGGACCGCTGGACCGCTGGACCGCTGGACCGCTGGACCGCTGGACCGCTGGACCGACAGAcgacgccatcatcgacaaaATGGGCTGTGCAAGCAATCGAAAGAAGCAGACTCGAGAATTCCTCGACCAGAAATGGGACTATATTAACCTGCAAGATTTCAGGGCCAAGGGCTGCGGCCCGGGCTTTGCATATGGTTATTTGTGGTTTATGCTGATAATCTCGATCGCTGTCTACGCCGTCGACAGCTTCACTGCAGTGAATTTACTGGCCTTTGACCAGTGGTCATCTAAAATCGAGCCCGCTATTCCATTCAACGTCTCCAAGTGGATCTTCTCCATTTGCATCCTTCTCTCGTTTGTCAATCTTGCATTCGAAGGTGTGCGAGCCTTCCGTGTGATGAGGCGTGGTAATGTGGCCGAATGCTTCCTCGACAGCTTAGCAGTTCGCTGGGAGTCAATTCGTTTCGGATCTGGTCAGGGTTGGAGGCGATTCTTGGTCTTTGCGGAGCTCACCAAAAGTAAAAAAGGATCTGAATACGTGGCCCTGTTCACTTACTTCAGCTTCAAGTGTACGTCTCTGCCTCGAGCCCGCTTGCATCGTCTacttgattttttttttagctaaCTTTTTGCTTGCAGCATGGATTCGCGTCATCTTCTGCTCTGGTCCACGTCAGGTTGTAAATGCTCTGACGTTGAGATCAGTATACGTAGCCAAGTTGGCGCCAACCGCCACGAGCGTTGATGGAGCCATCCTGGGCTTCTTCGATAAGGTCAAGGTGCTGGCTTCGGAGGATTATCAGCAGGCAGTCATCTTATCAGGCATGTGTTTCACCTTGGTCGTTTGGGTTTTCTCGGCTTTGTTCCTGTTGATGGCGGTGTTTTTCTACGTCTTTTTCCTGTTTCATTGGATTCCTCGCGCCGACGGTGGTTTGAGTGGGTACTGTGAAAGAAAAGTCAACAAGAAGCTTTTGCGCATCGTCACGACCAAAGTTAATAAGGCTCTTGCCAAGGGGCAGGCGGACAGGTTCAAGGCAGAATTGGAACTTGCCAAGAAGAGTGGTGAGAAGGTGCCGTATCTGGACCGAGCGGCTACACTGCCAACACTGCCCAACGTTCAGCCTGGCATGGATGACAGCCTTCCTCGAATGCCTACCGGGTGGCAGGATGAGAAGGCGACCATTGTGCAGATGTATGCGTCTAGCCTTGGCTCACCTGGGAGCATCGAATTAAGCTCCATCGATGGCAGACGACCAATGCACCGAACTGGTACTTCTGGATCAGGCTCGAGCTACTCATCCCGGGCTCCTCTGGTATCATCTGCAGCAGACATGGCATACGGTCCACCACAATCACTGGCTACCGGCCTCCCAGATTTCGACTTGATGAGCGGCATGGGCCCGCCAGCTCGGCCCGGTACATCCAACTCACAACGGAGCTTTTCCAACGGGCGACCTGGCTACGGACATGTGGCAAATGGCTCAACGGGCATTCCTCTGAGAACCATCACTGCCAGCCCTGCCTTAACGGAGCGCAGCTTGCCTGCGTACCCAGGTCTTATGAGAACACAGACCAACGGTTCGATGGGCAGCAACTATGGCGCGCGACCTCCTACAAGCAGAGGCAACACTGATCCAATGGGATTTGAAACATCATCTCTTCCATATCCACAATACAACCAATACAACCCCTacgatggccttggtggcCGGGAGATGCCAGCTCCATCTTACGGAAACAGCGGCGGTCCTCCCCCACCGGTTCGGAGCGTGACTGGGCCAGCGGGGCAAATTGTGCCTCACCAAGAGGGAGCTCAATATTATCCTCCGCAGAGAAACATGACGTCGCCAATGCCACTCAGAGGATATGCAGACGGCCAGCCCCAGGGCATGTCACCAGGCTACCACATAGAACCATATGGATACGATGTCGAATCACAACAGAATCGTGGATACTATTAAGATTgagctacggagtaggatATCAGGATATCAGATATATGCACCCACTGACCGGCTCAGGGTTGTAATTTGGGATATGACATTTAACGACattcgtttttttttctttctttcttttacTCTCTTCCATAGGAAACGAGGCGTTGGGCTTGGGCAGGGACGATGTCTACGAATGAAACTTGCAGcatatctttttatttttttcaaCATCAGAATAGATACCCGCGCAAGTAGGGCTGGAGGGAGTTGGAGGCAGTTTTGAGTTGCCGGCTTGGACCTTGGGCTCCATGGGTGGCAATGTTGGAGGCTGCCGGAAACAAGGTTTTATCAGACGGCGATTGATTACTCCGTGCCATAGCTACCGCATTGGATAGTAACTGTCATCAGATGAAATACTATGTGCATTGATTCCAAAGAGCGGTTACCGTGGCGCCCAGTCCCCCTCTCCATTGGTGCAGCTCGCGGCTTGCGAAATTTGGCGGTGCGGCGACGCAATTAGCGGGGTTGTCTCGGGAAATAATTGCATGTGCCAGTAAACTAAGACGCCAGACATGACATCCATTCCCCGTGATGGAGGTGAGGTTGCTGGTCGTTTGGTCCCCATTCGGCATGCTTGATTTGTAAACCGGCATCAAGTAACTAGACAACATTAAGCCAGCTTGCTGTCTCGACAAAAGCCATTTAACAGCTGCTTTCTCATGGCATGACCGCATGCTTTGATGCGGAATCATTTCTGGCTTCCCCGGGAAGGAGGACCATGTTTCCGTGACCAGCACCTGCCTTGGTCGGCATGCACTCATGCACCTTATTAAACCTGACGTCTCTCCCACTCGTGCAGTTCCTCGCCTCGCAGCGTCTTCTGCCTGCCaaccacacacacacaatgCCCTCCCTGGTGTCGTCGTTCCACGAGGGCGAAGCCGCCATGCGCGACATGCTCAAGGTGCCGCCCGGCAGCAACCCGACAGCGCCGGGCCTGCCGACGCCGTACGCCCTTCGTGTCCGGCAGTCGCCGCTCGTGGCCCTCGGGACTCTGGACGAGGCCGGCCGGCCGTGGACAACCATATGGGGCGGCGAACGGGGGTTCGCGGCGCCCGTGGCCGAGGGCGTGCTGGCCTTCAACAGCGCCGTCGACATGCGTCACGACCCCGTCTTCGAGGCCCTCTGGACGGAGCAGGGCCTCGAAGACGGGATCGTGCGGCCCAACGGCGGCCGGGGCAAGATGATGTCCGCCCTGTCGATTGACCTCGAGACGAGGGACCGCGTCAAGCTGGGCGGCGTCATGGTCGCCGGGGCCGTCGTGCACGAGGACGACGGGCGCGACGCCGTCCAggccgccatggtggtgacggagaGCCTGGGCAACTGCCCCAAGTACCTGAACAAGAAGGAGATTGTGAAGCACGACCCCGGGGGCGCGCACCTGGCGGGTGAcgggctgccgctgccgcaggAGGCGCTGGGCCTGGTCTACAAGGCGGACAATTTCTTTCTGTCGAGCACCAACGGGGAGACGATGGACACGAACCATCGCGGCGGGCGTCCCGGCTTTGTGAGGGTCGTCAGGAACGAGGGCTCGCAGGTCGAGTTGGTGTACCCGGAATGTAAGGTCCCCTCTCCCTTTTTGCATTTGGATCACGTTGCTGACGGTGACAAGATTCCGGGAATAGGCTGTACCAGACGCTGGGCAACCTCAAGGTCAACCCCCTGATTGGCGTCGTCATTCCGGACTACGATACCGCCAATGTGCTGTACCTCACGGGCCGGGCGGACATCCTCGTCGGCCGGGAAGCGTCGTCGCTGCTCGCGAGGACGCAGCTCGCCGTCAAGATGACCGTTTCCGCAGCCCGCTTCGTCAAGGCCGGCTTGCCCTTCCGCGGCGTGCAGGGCGAGTACTCGCCGTACAACCCGCCCCTTCGACACCTGGTTTCAGAAAGAGACGACGCTCGCGCCGTTATCGACGACCCGTCGGTCCACTCCGACGTCACCGCCTCCCTCGTCGACCGGCGGGTGCTCACTCCGTCCGTCAGCGCATTCACCTTTAAGCTCTCGTCAGCCACGGGCCAGGCGCTGCCGACGTGGGAGGCAGGTCAGCACGTGTCCCTCGACTTCGAGCCCGAGCTGGGCTTCGGATACGCACACATGCGCGACGAGGACCCGCAGAGCATAAACGACGACTTTGTGCGGACGTTTACCGTGTCGAGTCCGCCGGGCTGGAGAGACGGCGCGTTCCAGATCACGGCTCGGCGCCACGGGCCGGCAACGGGCTTGCTGTGGAGACAGAACATCCGGGCGCCGCTCGATATCCCCGTCTTGggcttcggcggcgagcACAAGTTTCGGCTGCCCGTTCGGAAGGGCGAGCGGCCGGTCTATGTAGCTGGGGGCGTGGGGATAACGCCGATTCTGGCACAGGCCGGAAACGTCTTGGACGCGGGCGTGCAACTGAGCGTGCTGTGGAGTTTGAGAGGAGAGGACTTGGGCCTGGCGGCCGACACGTTTGCGCTGATTCCTGGACTGGCTGGTGTGACGACCTTGTACATTACGGGGGCGCAGGCCGATGAGGAGGTGGTGCAGAAGCTCAAGGGCTTGGGGTTGCTGGCTGTGGAGAGCAGGAGGATTGGGGCGGATGATGTAAAAGCGTACATGGGGGACAAGAGAAGGTTTTATCTGTGTGCCAGCCCGGCATTGTTGGCGTTGCTGACTggatggctggctggtgaGGACGTGGTTTGGGAGGATTTTGGGTATTGAGTCGATGGATGGGGAAATGTCGTCTATAGACGATGCTACGACCGGCACGAGCGAATATTTTAGTGCCTGAAATCGCCCCAAGATATCGTTTATTGAATGTCTTAATACTACGACCCTTTGTAAATTGCAACTAAACGCCGGACCCGTGTCTGCGAGAACTCTTGTGTGTTACACGAATAGATATGCCATATTGAGAGCCTGGTGAGCAGAACAAATGAAATctaaaaaagaagaaaaaaagtcgGTGACCGGGATTTCTAGTGCAACCCACTCTCTCCGGTTTCCGCCATGTACTTCTGACAATTGACCAGCATCTTGACTTGCTCGCTCACTTCCTCCAATCGACCAATGACCTTGCGGTTTCCATCCAAAAATCCCAAAATAGAATAGGGGATCTCGGTGTCTGCACAAAATTCCTTGACCATGGCTTGAACCTTTCGGAGGTTGTGGCGAGGAACTCGAGGAAATAGGTGATGGATGGCTTGGAACTGCAAACCACCGTGGATAAAGTCGAGCCAGGCAGGACAGTCAACATCGAGAGTGGTTCGTAGTTGCCGCTGCGGGAAGGATTCATCCTCTCCCAGGTCCGAGGTGGACATTCCCCAGTGCGAAAGCGTTATCTGGACATGTAGAGGCATGGTGACAATGTGGGAGATGAGAACAAATGCCACGCGCAGTGTCCAGGTAGGGAGTGTGCGCCAAAGGAGGAGGTAGCCAAAGAGAAACCAGTAGCACATCATGAACGCAATCTCGGTAGGACGAATCCACCAGGCCTTGCTACTTCCGAGAGAGGATGATTTGGAAGAGAGGACGTGGAGCCATGAGAGAAGGTAGAGGTTGAATCGGGCGATACCCATGACTGGGTAGTATGTGTACTTCTGGTAGGGAACAAGGaattcggcggcggcgtcccATACAAAGGTAAAGTCATAGTAGCTTGAGCGAAGGGATTTGAAAAATGATGGACATGTGGCGAAAAGGGGGAGGTTCTGGATATCAGGATCATGTTCCTACATGTTACCGTTAGCAAGAGTACCCACCAAGTAAGGTGCGGCCATAGACAAGGGCATACCGGCATGTTTGTGATTAGGTGATGAACATTGTGGCTGCTCTTCCACCAGCCCATGGATAGGCCACAGCAGAAATCGGCGATGAACAACCCAATAAGCGTGTCGACAGCAAAGACGGCCGTAATAGCTCGGTGACCAGCATCGTGAGCAGTAAACATAATTTGGTGCTGCAACTTGTCAATCTACATGATCATTGGTAAACGACATGGAGAGCAACTAACCCAGAAGAGGCCGAGGAAAACGGCAGAAGTCAGGTACCAGCCATGACAGAGGGTGTAAAGGAAGAGGCCAAACAAGGTTGTGTATCGGGCCATCTCCTTGCCATACTCGATGTATGGACAACTGTAAAGGCCCTCGTCTTGGACACGACGGTGTAAGAGTCTATACTTGGCGGCAATAGCTCCTTGGACGTCCGAGTCTAGAGAAGGAAAATCCCTGCTGTCATTCACCTTGCCCTGTTGTATAGCCCATTCGGTCCACTCCTCGGGGTTCAAGGCAACCTGAGCCTCAGCAACCTTGTTACCGTTGACGGGCTTCTTGCCTTTAACGACGCCATCTTGCACatggctggccttggcgcgTGGGACGGCCCGTTCTAAAGTTGCCTGGCTCCCAGTTGCATATTCCGGCCCAGGAGAGGGACTAGATCGGTGGGACTGGTCGCGTGAAGCAACTCTGCTAACACCACTTCCGTAACCCTCATCTAGGAAGTCCTTGTCCTGATCTAATAATTGAATGTCCGATAGGTCCGGCACGCTTTCTGATTGGGTTCCTGTCTGGAACACACCTCCTCTGATTGGTGGCGTGCGGTTGGTCCAGGGACCCATTGGCTTCCGGCCGATCCGGTATGCCTTCATCGTTCGTAGTGTGCGATCGGTGTGGTACCTAAAATGCAGGGTATTAGTCCACGGTTTCTCACGTATTTTGTGGTGAGTGAGCCTGTTTTAATGCCATGTGCGTTATGCATGAGCCCCATAAGCCACGGGCCGCCCATCTAATGTTTAAGCTTAAGATGCAGATCTGACGTGCCTGGATGCTTCGTTTGAGACCCTCACCAGCTACGGCAAGGGTAGTCGAGCATCTTTGGTCCAGCGCAGCACCAATAATGGCGCTCCACGAATGTTCCGTAGTAACAGAGCACCGCAACTATTTTCGTAGACAACGGGAAAGCAAGAATAAAGAAATCGGGGCGTATTACGCTGTTATCTCATCTGTGGCATCTCGCCCAACCATGTGCAAAATTGCAAGGCGACCACCTGGGTGCCTGTCTAGCCACGAATTGAGGCGGAGAACATATTCCTCGAAGATTACAATGGTGTCTCCGTCGGCAATCATGGAATCCACCGCTTCTGGAGACAAGATCTGATCT from Metarhizium brunneum chromosome 2, complete sequence includes these protein-coding regions:
- the SLD_0 gene encoding Delta 8-(E)-sphingolipid desaturase; amino-acid sequence: MSRDQILSPEAVDSMIADGDTIVIFEEYVLRLNSWLDRHPGGRLAILHMVGRDATDEITAYHTDRTLRTMKAYRIGRKPMGPWTNRTPPIRGGVFQTGTQSESVPDLSDIQLLDQDKDFLDEGYGSGVSRVASRDQSHRSSPSPGPEYATGSQATLERAVPRAKASHVQDGVVKGKKPVNGNKVAEAQVALNPEEWTEWAIQQGKVNDSRDFPSLDSDVQGAIAAKYRLLHRRVQDEGLYSCPYIEYGKEMARYTTLFGLFLYTLCHGWYLTSAVFLGLFWHQIMFTAHDAGHRAITAVFAVDTLIGLFIADFCCGLSMGWWKSSHNVHHLITNMPEHDPDIQNLPLFATCPSFFKSLRSSYYDFTFVWDAAAEFLVPYQKYTYYPVMGIARFNLYLLSWLHVLSSKSSSLGSSKAWWIRPTEIAFMMCYWFLFGYLLLWRTLPTWTLRVAFVLISHIVTMPLHVQITLSHWGMSTSDLGEDESFPQRQLRTTLDVDCPAWLDFIHGGLQFQAIHHLFPRVPRHNLRKVQAMVKEFCADTEIPYSILGFLDGNRKVIGRLEEVSEQVKMLVNCQKYMAETGESGLH